The DNA sequence TTGCGCTATAGACACGATGTAGTTCAGCCATCATCTCAACCACCGTCGCCGTCGGCTCCAGCAATGATTCGCGCAGCACCAGCTCCAGATTTTGTTCATCACGTTTGATTAACTGATGTAGGGCAATCTGGTCGATATCCAGACTCATGTTAAACTCTCCTTTTAGACCGGGCGGTATTCAACCACCGCCGGGACGACGACGCAACCGCCGCGTGACTCTTTGCGAGCACAGCCGCGCGCTTTTGCCTCGTGGCGAAAAAATGCGGAAAAAAAGCTGCTGCTACGGTAATATGTTGCCCTTTCACGAACAAACAGATTTTGAGTTTATGCCGCAATTATCCCGCTATAGCGATGAACACGTCGAACAGCTGCTCAGCGAGCTGACGAGCGTTCTGGAAACACATAAAGCGCCCGTTGACCTTTCACTGATGGTTCTGGGCAATATGGTGACTAACCTGATCAATAGTAGCGTCGCGCCGGCGCAGCGTCAGGCCATCGCCCGTTCTTTTGCCCAGGCGTTGCAGTCATCTATTAACGACGATCCGGCGCACTAAGGATAACGAACAACAGTATATGGTGACTCTTCGTCAGCCCTACCGAGAAAAAGTCTCCCAGATGGTCAGCTGGGGACACTGGTTCGCCCTTTTCAACATGTTGTTGGCTATGGTGCTCGGCAGTCGCTATCTGTTTGTCGCCGACTGGCCAACGACGCTTGCCGGACGCCTTTTCTCATACGTCAGCCTCGTTGGTCACTTCAGCTTCCTGGTCTTTACCAGCTATGTCCTGATCCTCTTTCCGCTGACTTTCATCGTCATATCCCAGCG is a window from the Klebsiella oxytoca genome containing:
- a CDS encoding YejL family protein, with translation MPQLSRYSDEHVEQLLSELTSVLETHKAPVDLSLMVLGNMVTNLINSSVAPAQRQAIARSFAQALQSSINDDPAH